One genomic window of Dehalococcoidia bacterium includes the following:
- a CDS encoding alpha/beta hydrolase — MLSTEQVNGDALRLFNSEIMGTFDLRADLARIRAETLVITGDADFITGPVCASEIAPGIAGARMVVMADAGHFIFVEAAEVFRREVAGFLAGG, encoded by the coding sequence GTGCTGTCGACGGAGCAGGTGAACGGTGATGCGCTGAGGCTGTTCAACAGCGAGATCATGGGGACGTTCGACCTGCGGGCGGACCTGGCGCGCATTCGGGCGGAGACGCTGGTGATCACGGGCGATGCGGACTTCATCACGGGGCCGGTGTGCGCTTCGGAGATCGCGCCGGGGATCGCGGGTGCGCGGATGGTGGTGATGGCGGATGCGGGGCATTTCATCTTTGTCGAGGCGGCGGAGGTGTTTCGTCGGGAGGTGGCGGGGTTTT